In the genome of Conger conger chromosome 8, fConCon1.1, whole genome shotgun sequence, one region contains:
- the LOC133135431 gene encoding cytochrome P450 4V2 isoform X2, whose amino-acid sequence MTMALLVYTLGLIAVAVFLALLTYVSYELLSGYLYKWYEMKPIPGVAGAYPIIGHALQFKANAGDFFAQIIEGTNEFRHLPLLKIWIGPVPFIVLFHAETIEVVLNNPKHLDKSFAYRFLYPWLGTGLLTSTGDKWRRRRRMLTPTFHFSILTEFLEVMNEQAEVLTEKLEKQAGRGSFNCFSFVTLCALDIICETAMGKKIYAQNNSDSEYVQSVYKMSDIVTRRQRTPWFWPDFIYYFLGEGKEHNRRLEILHSFTESVIRERAESMSHADSDGESKHGARKRRAFLDMLLESTDEEGHSLSHRDIQEEVDTFMFEGHDTTAASLNWTLYLLGSHPEEQRKVWQELQEVFGSSERPVTMEDLRGLRYLECVVKESLRIFPSVPLFARRVCEDCRINGFRVPEGVNAVIIPYALHRDPRYFPDPEEFRPERFLPENSAGRNPFAFIPFSAGMRNCIGQRFALMEEKVVLAWILRRFAVESCQNRDDLRPLGELILRPEKGIWIKLEQRTR is encoded by the exons ATGACAATGGCGTTACTGGTTTATACACTCGGGCTAATTGCGGTGGCTGTTTTTCTTGCTTTGCTGACTTACGTCTCATACGAGCTGCTCAGCGGGTATTTGTATAAATGGTATGAGATGAAGCCGATTCCTGGAGTTGCTGGTGCTTACCCTATCATAGGGCATGCTCTGCAGTTCAAAGCCAATGCAGGAG ATTTCTTCGCTCAGATCATAGAGGGCACAAATGAGTTCAGACATTTGCCTCTGCTGAAGATATGGATAGGGCCAGTACCTTTCATTGTCTTATTTCATGCAGAGACTATTGAG GTGGTGCTGAACAACCCAAAGCACTTGGATAAATCATTTGCCTACAGGTTCCTGTACCCCTGGCTGGGAACTGGTCTTCTGACTAG TACAGGTGACAAATGGCGCAGACGGCGGAGGATGTTGACCCCGACTTTTCACTTCTCCATACTGACCGAGTTCCTCGAAGTAATGAACGAGCAGGCGGAGGTTCTGACCGAGAAACTGGAGAAGCAGGCGGGAAGAGGATCGTTTAACTGTTTTAGTTTCGTCACACTCTGCGCGCTGGACATCATATGCG AAACTGCTATGGGTAAGAAAATCTACGCACAGAATAACTCTGACTCCGAGTATGTTCAAAGTGTATACAA GATGAGCGATATCGTCACCCGTAGGCAGAGGACACCGTGGTTTTGGCCAGATTTTATCTACTATTTTCTGGGAGAGGGAAAAGAGCACAACAGAAGACTGGAGATCCTGCATTCCTTCACTGAGAGT GTAatcagggagagagcagagtccATGAGCCACGCCGACTCTGATGGGGAATCCAAACACGGcgcgaggaagaggagagccTTCCTGGACATGCTTCTGGAGAGCACAGACGAGGAAGGGCACAGTCTCAGCCACAGAGACATTCAGGAGGAGGTGGACACCTTCATGTTCGAG gGCCATGACACCACAGCAGCCTCGTTGAACTGGACCCTTTACCTTCTGGGCTCTCACCCAGAAGAACAGAGAAAGGTCTGGCAGGAGCTCCAGGAGGTGTTCG GGTCGTCGGAGCGGCCGGTGACCATGGAAGACCTGCGCGGGCTGCGCTACTTGGAGTGCGTGGTGAAGGAGAGCCTGCGCATCTTTCCCTCCGTCCCGCTGTTCGCACGACGCGTCTGCGAAGACTGCCGCATCA ATGGCTTCAGAGTTCCCGAAGGAGTCAACGCGGTCATCATACCATATGCTTTGCACCGAGACCCACGATACTTCCCTGACCCGGAAGAGTTCCGGCCGGAGCGCTTCTTGCCGGAGAATTCTGCAGGGAGAAATCCATTTGCTTTCATTCCGTTCTCCGCAGGAATGAGGAATTGCATCG GTCAGCGCTTCgctctgatggaggagaaggtGGTCCTGGCGTGGATATTACGCCGCTTCGCCGTGGAGTCCTGTCAGAACCGGGATGACCTACGACCCCTGGGAGAGCTGATACTGCGCCCGGAGAAGGGCATCTGGATCAAACTGGAGCAGAGAACACGCTAG
- the fam149a gene encoding protein FAM149A — protein MSGALASLPYAPILPHLHQAYTSYCQARRACEHRGLIVIGKKLHKQNPGHGYAERSAGPVPGHVTTSVVGAIEHFHSISPDSGSSRSSDGRATPLSHPASWSGIQSCTTGLSTERSSICSWRDDEFDRVNTQRVCQLFSDVDELLYEGRQSGSAAALQEECREWNGHSPHLRILGSQLEAPKQEGFEYFHRRATCSQAALAPPPDSWSESRESSVICWAHLRGFSALGLLTLARCGMLLFWLRARGGRWQRERLRTDSGVERLKAIRLSVSRQQAGLCALILHLFSPTLRLCIEGQRVLPTPSSIRNVLSVRSLTSVLEEEVYEAEGRIEEFFAYDAKEADEERADPRKAAGAVRSAGVPPVSPHACIRDAVTGEVFDDVWKEVVLLLEGELLHKHWESEVTDGVTHVGTSELSKVGCDSSSHILLKTLSGPVSRGSDTRSLSLWPNIIPRQAPRVSSAFQSNLNGVMTIQAKPLQQRQHGFIEKPQCELEDRLGTLMSAGKGTGRLMEPNVLSASRGASAFSQKLPTQRRLPKLSAETRPSRGHGILRGSKLSTVTEGLATPPVNAVSKQRFPAIRSDTLEQELPHTSRHIPQQRGRFLQSRVGSALHPVSVSGLPPLREPTLLLESLTRPNTTHTFRSDTPIKRSFTPLEIAYHMRTGRGPMQGEPSRIGVTGFSLGVACSTANSLSECPGTQRRPANPSSTEEEEGEGPLPLGTFHQRKAFSRIPIHCKKKLQVALS, from the exons ATGTCTGGGGCCCTCGCCAGTCTGCCGTACGCCCCGATACTGCCTCACCTCCACCAGGCTTACACCTCCTACTGCCAGGCAAGGAGGGCCTGTGAGCACCGGGGACTCATTGTGATTGG GAAAAAGCTGCACAAACAGAACCCTGGACACGGCTATGCAGAAAGGAGTGCGGGGCCTGTCCCTGGCCATGTCACCACCAGTGTTGTTGGAGCCATTGAACATTTCCACAG TATCTCTCCAGACTCTGGCAGCTCCCGCTCGTCAGATGGCAGGGCCACGCCCCTGAGCCACCCCGCCTCCTGGTCAGGGATCCAGAGCTGCACCACGGGACTCTCCACTGAGAGGAGCTCCATCTGCTCCTGGAGAGACGAT GAGTTTGACAGGGTTAACACCCAGCGAGTGTGTCAGCTGTTCTCAGACGTGGACGAGTTGCTGTACGAGGGCCGGCAGAGCGGCAGTGCAGCGGCTCTGCAGGAGGAATGCAGGGAGTGGAACGGGCACTCTCCACACCTCAG GATTCTGGGAAGTCAGCTGGAAGCTCCGAAGCAGGAGGGGTTTGAGTATTTCCACAGGAGAGCCACCTGCAGCCAAGCCGCGCTTGCCCCGCCCCCGGACAGCTGGAGCGAGTCCAGAGA gAGCAGTGTCATCTGCTGGGCGCACCTGCGGGGTTTCAGCGCACTCGGGTTATTAACACTCGCTAGGTGTGGGATGCTGCTGTTCTGGCTCAGAGCCAGGGGGGGCAGATGGCAGAGGGAGCGGCTTCGTACTGACTCAGGAGTGGAAAGATTAAAAGCCATTAGGCTATCTGTCTCCCGGCAACAGGCCGGGCTG TGTGCACTCATTCTGCATCTGTTCTCTCCCACTCTAAGGTTGTGCATCGAGGGCCAAAGGGTGCTTCCCACCCCCTCCAGCATCCGGAACGTTCTCTCTGTCCGCTCCCTCACTTccgtcctggaggaggaggtCTACGAGGCGGAAGGCAGGATAGAGGAGTTCTTTGCCTATGACGCAAAGGAAGC agaCGAGGAGCGCGCGGACCCCAGGAAGGCCGCGGGGGCGGTGCGGAGCGCCGGAGTGCCTCCCGTTTCACCGCACGCCTGCATCAGAGACGCCGTGACCGGGGAGGTGTTCGACGACGTGTGGAAGGAGGTGGTGCTCCTGCTGGAGGGAGAGCTCCTCCACAAACACTGGGAGAGCGAGGTCACAG ATGGGGTTACTCATGTGGGGACCTCAGAACTAAGCAAAGTGGGGTGTGACTCATCGTCCCACATCCTGCTTAAAACCCTCAGCGGTCCCGTCTCCAGGGGGTCAGACACCAGGAGCCTGTCCCTCTGGCCCAACATCATCCCCCGGCAG GCTCCTCGTGTATCAAGTGCCTTTCAGAGTAATTTAAACGGTGTTATGACAATCCAAGCTAAACCCCTTCAACAAAGACAACATGGATTTATTGAAAAGCCACA GTGTGAGCTGGAGGACAGGCTGGGAACGCTGATGTCGGCCGGGAAGGGGACGGGGCGGCTGATGGAGCCCAACGTTCTCTCAGCCTCCAGGGGCGCGAGTGCATTCTCCCAAAAACTTCCCACCCAGCGCAGACTCCCCAAGCTCAGTGCAGAGACCAGGCCATCGCGAGGGCACGGCATTCTACGAGGATCCAAACT GTCTACCGTGACCGAGGGGCTGGCCACTCCCCCTGTGAATGCAGTGAGTAAGCAGAGGTTCCCTGCAATCCGCTCCGACACCCTGGAACAGGAGCTGCCACATACCTCCAGACACATCCCG CAGCAGAGAGGGAGGTTTCTTCAGAGCCGCGTGGGCAGTGCGCTGCACCCTGTCTCCGTGTCCGgtctgccccccctcagggAGCCCACCCTGCTGCTGGAGTCTCTGACCAGgcccaacaccacccacaccttCCGG TCAGACACACCCATAAAAAGATCCTTCACGCCCTTGGAGATCGCCTACCATATGCGTACTGGAAGAGGACCTATGCAAG GTGAGCCCTCGCGAATCGGAGTGACCGGTTTCAGTCTGGGGGTCGCCTGTTCCACTGCCAACAGCCTCTCGGAGTGCCCTGGCACACAAAGGAGGCCGGCCAACCCTTCCTccactgaggaagaggagggagaagggcCATTACCACTGG GAACTTTTCATCAGCGTAAAGCTTTCAGTCGCATTCCAATACACTGCAAGAAGAAGCTCCAAGTGGCATTGTCATAG
- the LOC133135431 gene encoding cytochrome P450 4V2 isoform X1, whose protein sequence is MTMALLVYTLGLIAVAVFLALLTYVSYELLSGYLYKWYEMKPIPGVAGAYPIIGHALQFKANAGDFFAQIIEGTNEFRHLPLLKIWIGPVPFIVLFHAETIEVVLNNPKHLDKSFAYRFLYPWLGTGLLTSTGDKWRRRRRMLTPTFHFSILTEFLEVMNEQAEVLTEKLEKQAGRGSFNCFSFVTLCALDIICETAMGKKIYAQNNSDSEYVQSVYKMSDIVTRRQRTPWFWPDFIYYFLGEGKEHNRRLEILHSFTESSETEQWCKDVTLQVIRERAESMSHADSDGESKHGARKRRAFLDMLLESTDEEGHSLSHRDIQEEVDTFMFEGHDTTAASLNWTLYLLGSHPEEQRKVWQELQEVFGSSERPVTMEDLRGLRYLECVVKESLRIFPSVPLFARRVCEDCRINGFRVPEGVNAVIIPYALHRDPRYFPDPEEFRPERFLPENSAGRNPFAFIPFSAGMRNCIGQRFALMEEKVVLAWILRRFAVESCQNRDDLRPLGELILRPEKGIWIKLEQRTR, encoded by the exons ATGACAATGGCGTTACTGGTTTATACACTCGGGCTAATTGCGGTGGCTGTTTTTCTTGCTTTGCTGACTTACGTCTCATACGAGCTGCTCAGCGGGTATTTGTATAAATGGTATGAGATGAAGCCGATTCCTGGAGTTGCTGGTGCTTACCCTATCATAGGGCATGCTCTGCAGTTCAAAGCCAATGCAGGAG ATTTCTTCGCTCAGATCATAGAGGGCACAAATGAGTTCAGACATTTGCCTCTGCTGAAGATATGGATAGGGCCAGTACCTTTCATTGTCTTATTTCATGCAGAGACTATTGAG GTGGTGCTGAACAACCCAAAGCACTTGGATAAATCATTTGCCTACAGGTTCCTGTACCCCTGGCTGGGAACTGGTCTTCTGACTAG TACAGGTGACAAATGGCGCAGACGGCGGAGGATGTTGACCCCGACTTTTCACTTCTCCATACTGACCGAGTTCCTCGAAGTAATGAACGAGCAGGCGGAGGTTCTGACCGAGAAACTGGAGAAGCAGGCGGGAAGAGGATCGTTTAACTGTTTTAGTTTCGTCACACTCTGCGCGCTGGACATCATATGCG AAACTGCTATGGGTAAGAAAATCTACGCACAGAATAACTCTGACTCCGAGTATGTTCAAAGTGTATACAA GATGAGCGATATCGTCACCCGTAGGCAGAGGACACCGTGGTTTTGGCCAGATTTTATCTACTATTTTCTGGGAGAGGGAAAAGAGCACAACAGAAGACTGGAGATCCTGCATTCCTTCACTGAGAGT AGCGAAACTGAGCAGTGGTGTAAGGACGTGACCTTGCAGGTAatcagggagagagcagagtccATGAGCCACGCCGACTCTGATGGGGAATCCAAACACGGcgcgaggaagaggagagccTTCCTGGACATGCTTCTGGAGAGCACAGACGAGGAAGGGCACAGTCTCAGCCACAGAGACATTCAGGAGGAGGTGGACACCTTCATGTTCGAG gGCCATGACACCACAGCAGCCTCGTTGAACTGGACCCTTTACCTTCTGGGCTCTCACCCAGAAGAACAGAGAAAGGTCTGGCAGGAGCTCCAGGAGGTGTTCG GGTCGTCGGAGCGGCCGGTGACCATGGAAGACCTGCGCGGGCTGCGCTACTTGGAGTGCGTGGTGAAGGAGAGCCTGCGCATCTTTCCCTCCGTCCCGCTGTTCGCACGACGCGTCTGCGAAGACTGCCGCATCA ATGGCTTCAGAGTTCCCGAAGGAGTCAACGCGGTCATCATACCATATGCTTTGCACCGAGACCCACGATACTTCCCTGACCCGGAAGAGTTCCGGCCGGAGCGCTTCTTGCCGGAGAATTCTGCAGGGAGAAATCCATTTGCTTTCATTCCGTTCTCCGCAGGAATGAGGAATTGCATCG GTCAGCGCTTCgctctgatggaggagaaggtGGTCCTGGCGTGGATATTACGCCGCTTCGCCGTGGAGTCCTGTCAGAACCGGGATGACCTACGACCCCTGGGAGAGCTGATACTGCGCCCGGAGAAGGGCATCTGGATCAAACTGGAGCAGAGAACACGCTAG